One window of Esox lucius isolate fEsoLuc1 chromosome 25, fEsoLuc1.pri, whole genome shotgun sequence genomic DNA carries:
- the LOC117594112 gene encoding uncharacterized protein LOC117594112 produces MFCRVNRSHRLPALDQLAEDKFHRLGSVQCYSTTCWHEDSPLSDSEDEWQHSDWLGETTSVQTWSSYDVSTASPSSGAPHLTPIPNGQMTDDTRSLAPLSPDWPLFMTWDPRSPLAGRSLMSTKEISDLVVPFSGEDNKSLASANPVEDSCLKPSSDTFLNNLARNQSQAHGRDMATTQRVMKNTGYWDLANTSHTHRIVLVAPIQNPADQVEECPEEGRSLYSLSLTESEVGQSNSCNLLSLGEDGSFSGDSNDDLFDNLSAEDVIILPDEPMRQRSTVYPDIPTPPTEWDLSYLDQDEQSLQDFSKEGGCLQKTTKYQTGGFLQALKEKCLFSGRKQAIDLEERPQTTIGNVRSLEAHQFHGEMFCQVKRSHRFPALDKLAEDKFHRLGSVQCYSTTCWHEDSPLSDSEDEWQHSDWLGETTSVQTWSSYDVSTASPSSGAPHLTPIPNGQMTDDTRSLAPPSPDWPLFMTWDPRSPLAGRSLISLVDISDLVVPFSGEDNKSLFSGNPLGDSCLKPTIDTFLNNQAHGRDMETTQDEKGNKEVKQSISSQQESEGSEVVVAQKKGKKSLRKRFLQWLQRKLRRKFA; encoded by the exons AGCACTACATGCTGGCATGAGGACAGCCCCTTGTCTGACAGTGAAGATGAGTGGCAGCATTCTGATTGGTTGGGTGAAACCACTTCTGTTCAGACCTGGTCTTCTTATGACGTATCCACTGCCTCTCCCAGTTCTGGAGCTCCCCACCTGACTCCCATCCCTAATGGTCAAATGACAGATGACACAAGGTCTTTGGCCCCTCTGAGCCCCGACTGGCCACTGTTCATGACCTGGGATCCCCGTTCTCCATTGGCTGGCAGATCACTGATGTCTACCAAAGAAATCAGTGATCTTGTGGTCCCATTTTCTGGAGAGGATAACAAATCCCTGGCTTCTGCCAACCCTGTGGAGGACTCCTGTCTGAAGCCCAGCAGTGACACATTTCTGAACAATCTGGCCAGGAATCAGAGTCAGGCCCATGGACGGGACATGGCAACCACACAG CGTGTGATGAAGAACACTGGATACTGGGATTTGGCCAACACCAGCCATACCCATCGCATAGTGCTGGTTGCCCCCATTCAGAATCCAGCTGATCAGGTAGAAGAGTGTCCAGAAGAAGGCAGGTCCCTATACAGCCTCTCCCTGACAGAATCAGAAGTTGGTCAATCAAACTCCTGTAACCTTCTG TCTCTTGGTGAAGATGGATCTTTCAGTGGGGACTCTAATGATGACCTTTTTGATAACCTCTCTGCTGAAGATGTAATCATACTTCCTGATGAACCAATG aggcagaggtcCACAGTGTACCCTGACATCCCCACACCTCCCACTGAGTGGGACTTAAGCTACCTGGACCAGGATGAGCAGAGCCTCCAAGACTTCAGCAAGGAGGGCGGTTGTCTGCAGAAGACCACCAAATACCAGACAGGTGGATTTCTGCAAGCCTTGAAGGAGAAGTGTTTGTTCTCTGGGAGAAAGCAAGCCATTGATTTGGAGGAGAGGCCTCAGACAACGATTGGTAATGTGAGAAGCCTGGAGGCCCACCAGTTTCATGGGGAGATGTTCTGTCAGGTCAAGCGGAGCCATAGATTTCCTGCTTTGGATAAACTGGCTGAGGACAAATTCCATAGGTTGGGCAGTGTCCAGTGCTAT AGCACTACATGCTGGCATGAGGACAGCCCCTTGTCTGACAGTGAAGATGAGTGGCAGCATTCTGATTGGTTGGGTGAAACCACTTCTGTTCAGACTTGGTCTTCTTATGACGTATCCACTGCCTCTCCCAGTTCTGGAGCTCCCCACCTGACTCCCATCCCTAATGGTCAAATGACAGATGACACAAGGTCTTTGGCCCCTCCGAGCCCCGACTGGCCACTGTTCATGACCTGGGATCCCCGTTCTCCATTGGCTGGCAGATCCTTGATTTCTTTGGTAGACATCAGTGATCTTGTGGTCCCATTTTCTGGAGAGGATAACAAATCCCTGTTCTCTGGCAACCCTTTGGGGGACTCCTGTCTGAAGCCTACCATTGACACATTTCTGAACAATCAGGCCCATGGACGGGACATGGAAACCACACAG GACGAGAAAGGCAACAAGGAAGTGAAACAAAGCATTTCCAGCCAGCAGGAGAGTGAGGGCAGTGAGGTTGTGGTTGCTCAGAAGAAAGGCAAAAAGAGTCTGAGGAAGAG GTTTCTTCAGTGGCTGCAGCGTAAACTTAGACGCAAGTTTGCTTGA